The genomic stretch GTTTATTGAGAGGAGATCAACATGTTTTTTTGTTTCAACATAAGGCAATTCATGAATTGCCCCTGCTCCCAGCTAGTTGCCGGTTAAATTCAGCAAAGGAAGCACTGTCTGCTCCTTGCCGTCCATCACATAGATCTGCTTAACCTTAGGCAGAATATCCTGCATGGTTTCAAGATACATACGCCTTCGGGTTACTTCTTTCGCCTTCATGTACTCTGTAACAATGGCGTTAAAACGAGCCGTTTCACCCCGTGCGTTATTAATACGCTGGACAGCATAGCCATGCGATTCTTCAATAATCTGCTTTGCAGAACCTCGGGCCTTGGGAATCACCTTGTTATAGGTTTCTTCCGCCTCGTTCACCAGCCGTTTCATATCCTGATCCGCCTCATTCACCTCGTTAAATGCTGGTTTAACTGTATCGGTGGGGGTGATATCCAGGAGCTGGAGGGTACCTATATAGACCCCACTTTCCAGTTTATCCAAATCCTTCTGCAATTCCTGTTTGGCCATTTCCGCCAGCACAGAACGATTTCCCAACACGTAATCAAAATCCATATTGCCGACAATGCGACGAATGACGGTCTCTGAATTATCACGAATCGCCTGCCGAACATTGAGCACCTTAAAAAGAAACCGAACCGGATCGTTAACCGTGAA from Candidatus Electrothrix communis encodes the following:
- the hflK gene encoding FtsH protease activity modulator HflK, encoding MNDQSPWGKKKKPGTPEDFLAALIQKIRDSFNDESNEGPPSQKGEEQDPASLLAGIGKMALVVLAIICFQVIYSSFYTIEPGEQGIVMRFGKYNRTTEPGLRFKMPYIEDMEKVDVKTVRKEEFGFRTRTPGQNTTFSKEGFDRESLMLTGDKNVIDVAWIVQFTVNDPVRFLFKVLNVRQAIRDNSETVIRRIVGNMDFDYVLGNRSVLAEMAKQELQKDLDKLESGVYIGTLQLLDITPTDTVKPAFNEVNEADQDMKRLVNEAEETYNKVIPKARGSAKQIIEESHGYAVQRINNARGETARFNAIVTEYMKAKEVTRRRMYLETMQDILPKVKQIYVMDGKEQTVLPLLNLTGN